From the Entelurus aequoreus isolate RoL-2023_Sb linkage group LG24, RoL_Eaeq_v1.1, whole genome shotgun sequence genome, the window ccttttgtaaatgacttcactaaaatacaagaaaagatcaaatgtgtgtgtttattggaggacatttagatgttaactgactgCACAAGTAAACGTCTTACAGGACTGctggtatcagtttttttagcAGAGatttttagatgcaagccaatatcatcaaatacttatttttgcTGATATCTGAGTGATATTCAAGGTTtgaaggaactttattgtcataccagcacgcatgagatggcacacaattaTGCACCTGAGGTATGTACAAAATAATGTAAATGGAATAGGACATAAATAGATCAATATTGCATCAGGACACCACAAATACATTATCCCTGCTGGAAAAAGCATATGCGCCATCTAACGTTTCTGAGGCCAACGATCAACGATCGAATTAGAACTAGTGCATGTAGACAGGCACGTCACATACATGTTTGAAAATGGAAGAGAGGGATTTATTTGGGAAATGTGATAATGCAGTGCATGTACATTTACTGACCGTGCCTATGTGCCACTTGATTTCATTTTGTGCTATTTATGTAGGTGATGGCGCTATCACCTTCCCTCTTACGAACTAGGCGGTGGAAATTCAAGACGGATCAGGGCTTACCACTCCAAACAGTGCCAGCGTTGGCTAAAAGTGAAGTCTTTACTCTTAGCAATACAATCCCGACGCAAGgggcgcaacaaaaaaaatagaaaaaacctTGATACAATGATTTCGACGCCAACTACTTCTTCCTGGCTGCAGCTTAAAACGAGCGAGATGGAAGTCGGCAAGCCGGTGCCAGCAATCAGGAACTAATGGTGGGCGTAGTGAATGCAGCAGACAATAAAACACAGCAGTACCCCACTTGACAATAAGCCTGTAGGCCACAGTAATATTGATGCATTTGTAGATTTACTAAGTAGGCTGAAATTCTTGATTGAAAACTGACTTCTGCAGTATTGTTGACACAAGAGGTTCTTTCACACTTGAACTCTTGGGTCTGGTTTGTTTTCCTCCGTGTTGTGTGAGCAATCAAACTCAGATGTGGCCTAATCAAATGCACCTACACCTACAAAAGACGAGAGAAGACTCAAAATAGTCTAAGCTTTTGGtagaatgtgtgtatgtattccTCCAGTGGGTGctgttatacaaaacccaaaaccagtgaagttggcacgttgtgtaaatcgtaaataacaacagaatacaatgatttgaaaatccttttcaacctatattcaatcgaaaacactgcaaagacaatatatttaacgttcgaactggtaaactttgttattttttgcaaatattagctaatttggaatttgatacctgcaacatgaaaaaatcaaaaaagcttgcacaagtggcaaaaaagactgagaaagttgcagaatgctcatcaaacacttatttggaacatcccacaggtgaattgggaacaggtgggtgccatgattgggtataaaagcagcttccatgaaatgctcagtcattcacaaacaaggatgaggcgaggggcaccactctgtgaacaaatgcgtgagcaaattgtccaacagtttaagaacaacatttcaccatctacggtccataatatcatcaaaaggttcagagaatctggagaaatcactgcatgtaagcgatgatattacaaaccttcgatccctcaggcggtactgtatcaaaaaccgacatcagtgtgtaaaggatatcaccacatgggctcaggaacacttcagaaaaccactgtcagtaactacagtttgtcgctacatctataagtgcaagttaaaactctattatgcaaagcgaaagccatttatcaacaacacccgagttcatccaagatggactgatgcaaagtggaaaagtgttctgtggtctgacaagtccacatttcaaattgtttttggaaactgtggacgttgtgtcctccggactaaagaggaaaaaaaacatccggactgttataggcgcaaagttcaaaagccagcatctgtgatgatatgggggggtattagtgcccaaggcatgggtaatttacacatctgggaaggcaccattaatgctgaaaggtacatacaggttttggagcaacatatgttgccatccaagcaatgtcttttttcagcaagataatgccaagccacattctgcacgtgttacaacagcatggcttcatagtaaaagagtgcgggtactagactggcctgcctgtaaagcggacctgtctcccatttaaaatgtgtggcgcattatgaatcgTAAAATAcgccaacggagaccccggaatgttgaacaacttaagctgtatatcaagcaagaatgggaaagaattccacctgaaaagcttgaaaaattggtctcgtcagttcccaaatatttactgagtgttgttaaaaggaaaggccatgtaacacagtggtaaaaatgcccctgtggcaacttttttgcaatgtgttgctgccattaaattctaagttaatgattatttgccaaaaaaaaaagaagtttctcagttcaaacattacatattttgtttttgcagtcaattgaatataagttgaaaaggatttgcaaatcattgtattctgtttttatttaccatttacgcaacgtgccaacttcactggttttgtactttGATGAATGGTTTTATGATATGTAATGTTGAATTTGAACTCCTGTTTGCATGATTCCACAGGTCTTTTGATGTTTGCCATCACTCACATCCTCTACTCCTCTGCCTTTGGGATGAAGCCCATCAATGTGCGTGCAGGCCTGGTGATAACGGGCGTGTCCAGTGCGAGCTACATGCTTCTCTACCCTTACCTGTCCGGCCCCTTCACCTACCTGGTGGCCGTCTACATTGGTCTGATCGGCTTCATGGCCTGGAGGGCAATCGCAGGCCTGCAGCTCGCCAACGACTTGTGGACCTGGACCAAGCTGTCGGCCTGCCTGGGGGCCGTGCTCTTCATGGTGTCCGACCTCACTATAGCCGTTAATAAGTTCTGCTTCCCCGTTCCCCACTCACGTGCCATCATCATGGCGACGTATTACGCCGCCCAGATGCTGATAGCCCTGTCGGCTGTGGAATGCCAGGATGCGGAGGTTGCCAGGAAGAGGATATGAGGGCCCCCTGACCAGGTCCTGACACATACCCAAGCCTCAGCCCTCATCTCCATTGTTACCATAGCAACCGGAGCACCATGGCCATGTTTGATAGCCCCACCCTTTTGCGACAGTGTTATCTTCAACCTCTCCCAGCAACAGTCCCATCTACCTTTGGATCTTCAAACGCCTAGTGACCATGGGTGTGTGCACGGTAACGTTAACATTCTCCCCAAAGTATTAGGCCTCATCcttttatttgtttaagggggaGCATGTCACTGGGAACCTTTTATGAAACGTGTGAGAGAGAGCAGAGGCATGTGTGGATTTATGTGTTCGATTCACGTACCTCACTTTTGATGCGTCGCCCACAGACGCAAGACACTTAACTTGGTCCATTCAATTCAATATTTGTGatgttctgccattttttatgttttccggCAATGTTCAAAGTGGAACGAACCGGCCAACAACCAAGCAGAGTAGCAATCGTGGTATTGCTTTTGCTGTCTCAAAAAAGGGATTTTATTACAGGCTTTCCAACGTTCAGGAATACCCTGCTCGACCGTCTCCCCCTGTAACTAGGGTGCTATTCTTAAAGTTAGGAGCTGTCGTATTAGCTTTAGTTCCTTCCATCCCAATTACAAACAACCATTTGCTTGGTCTGCTAATGAAGATAGAAAGAGAAATAAAGCAAGGAAGTAGGGAAAACAGACTACATCAGCCAGTGTGCACTGAAGCTTTTGTGACTGAACATATCATCAGCAGGAGAGTGGGTTGTTTGTGGAAGGTAGGCTTTTATGAGTTTGCTCAGTCCATGTCATAGCGGAAGGTTCCTCTTACTCCTCTCTGAGAGAAATACTTTAGGAATTCAAACAGGTAGCATTTTCTACCCATTGCCAGCCTTGGACGTGTACAGAGTAATCATTGTAGATGCTGAAGAAATGTTGTTCACTATGAGAGAAAGTCCATGGTGTTCTTTAAACTGATCAGGCAGTCCACGATGTCATTACGTGAATGTTGACTGAAAAGAAAGTATATTGTTGATCtattgtactgtatgtgtgtgtatcttAGGGGGTTTGGATGGCATTGGCTCAGTTGTGCTGAGGAATTCAAACACGGCAACTGGCTTTTTTCTACTGCTTAGGCAATGGCTTTGTTTTGATTGCTGTTGTTTTGTTAGTAAACAGGCATGGTAGAGATCGTGATTAAAGAGCAGATGTAGACATCAAAACCGAAAGTAGTCTACTAACTGACAGACCAATTTTGTTAGCAGTTTGTTTTGCATCTGTCCCGTCCTTCATCTTTCATACCTGGATACTACTCTTAGAATGGAGTGTCTTATCGAATATACACAAATGTTATCTTCAGATgtctatgtatgcatatgtgcacaCGATACTAGACACATGTTTTGTCTGCATGTGTTACTGACTCAATGCACACTCTACAACCAGCTGTAGGCCATAAATGCTGTGACCCATCACAGATGGAGTCATCGTTGCAGTACACTACTGGATATTATGGATTAATGTATTCTCTCAATGCTCTTAAATATGGATCTGTGCTGGTGACCTCCTTCAGTGTTTTATACAATCCTCTAAGCATGTATGGCTGACATTGAGtctaataattgaaaaaaaaacaacaaataggaATAAGCAGTCGCCATCGTAAAACCTTCTTTCACTTAAGAGGCTATTTTTAAGTTACGTAACGCTACATTAGTACCTTGGCTTATGAGTTTATTTGGTTTTGTGACGGAGCTCGTAATTCAAAATACGCGTATCTCAAAACAATgttctttattaaaaaaacagcacaattttggcTTTTGAAaagaaaactaacttttagataagaaatattgtatgaaaacaatgcatttgaatgtactacaaacaactgcagtagttttatgaagttatttaataataatgtacagcatttaccttggagagcagaCTTCTAGTGTATCTCATTCGAGCTGATTTTTCTGTCAAACACGCCataagcagcttctccatatttgcgTTGATAAATGTCCTCTGTTCAAAAAAATTTACCGGCGGTATCGACTTATTCTGCTTCGGTTTCGTGCACACTAGCAGTGCTATTCTCGTACTGCTTTGCCAAATCGGCTAatatctttctttaattcaatgaatatcatcccctTTCCACTCACTTTTTTGTTCCTGTGGTTGAACAAACAAAGTCTAGGTCTTCCAATAGCTTTTAGCTAATAATTCGCAAAGGCAACTAACAGTGGGGAGACTTTTGcacgcaacttaaagcataacaattagccgagagaccgcTCGTATCCCCCACAAACTTGTGAGCTGGGGCACTCGTAACCAGAGGTACCACTCTATCATTAAAAGTCAGTGAACGTAACGCAGCGCAGCAGGTGTATAAATTCTCAATTGGGTGAGAGTTAAGTTGAGCAGTGCTAACCAATGAGCTTAATGCCATTGGTTGTCAACTCATTGTCCAGCTTAGCTCTACTTCACATTGTCACACAGTCAGACTAGCTAGCACCCGTTACATTAACTTTTCTACTGATAACGTTGAGGTGTAAAAACAATGCAACAAATAATTACTGCTGTCAAAATCTgcttaaaattttttttagttttggttatttgcgattaatcacaataaatTAAAACTTTAGATGAGTCAACTTTAAAAGAGACTTCAATTATTTGACAAAACTGCAATTGaatgttattgtcagaatgtcatacatcaTGAACTTTTATAGATGCACTGGTGATGCGACCCATAGATCACACGTAAATATAAGCTGTACCCACCTAAATTTTTagatacattttattttgtatatattttggCCGCACATGTCTATATGCCacattaaaacataaaatatttaCATAGGCGCTTGTGTTCATTCACATATTCAACAAAAGACAGTGACTGTAAAGGAGCCTACTAGAGCGTGGTCTTTCGGGGCCCATTAGTGTTGGTGAATTACCGTTCCATGTGAAGGCCgtttcctttttcattgtccgagTCGATCGTCTTTGGCTTTGGGGATGTGTCTTGTGCATTTTGTTGTTTCTTCTCCAAAATGAGGGCGATTCCATAATttgctaaatggctgactgaatgattgtgtgaatGCGTTAAAAGTCAACAATGTCAAtgcaatttcattggtctgatgtaACGGGGCTAAAATAGTTTGCGGCATGTGAAGTGAAGCTTGTGACTCcgaaaaaatacataaatgagCAGCAGCATTGCATAAAGCGCAGGGTTGAAAGCATGGGGGGAAATGTAGCGACTTGTAGTTCGGAAATCACGGTAACGGCAAATTAAAATGGGACTTATATAACTCTCACACAGTGTAAAAGAAGATAACTACCGCAAAACATGAATGACATCTAATCACTTTAACTGACTGAGTCGAGTGACGGGAAAAGCTGGAGTCCTGTTGCATCTAAcgagtattttttttcttttcttttttttttttacttttaaaggcTGTGGAAAAAGCCAGAGAAGAAGCCAAACGGACTGAATTTGAGGTCTCTTTCGGCTGTGATGAAGTGAGGTCAACATTGCTGGTTTCCCTACATGCTTCATTAGTGTTAACCATAACTCCACTAATTATACATCAAATCTCCGTAATTGCAAATAAACACAAGTGAGCATTGCCTACAGTACGTAGTGTTAGGACATATTTGGTTATCTCTACAGTGAAATTATGTGCTGGAGTATGCAAAACAAACTGCAATGGAAAAAGAAAACGACCCATTAATACACAAATGTTTTCATGCTGTCACATGTTATCTGCAGGCAGATCATTGACtacatttacactgcaggcctaagtggaccaaatcagattttttcaaaatctgattttttttctccAGCTGACTGCCTCGTTTACAAGtagaatgtgatttttatcagattCAGTGTCCAGTGTAAACGGAGCAATAACGATAGTTTTTCACTTGGCTGACAACAATTGTGGTAGAAATGAGTGAAAACGCCATTTCTGCCCGAAGCACGCTTGTTCGTATTGCTCTGACCCGTCAGCGTGACCACTTGTCGTTTCAATCTGTCCATCCAGCATTACAGCTCATACACTCACTCGCCATCTTCCTCGTCCATGCTCGTTTTGTCCCGAGCCTCGGGTCCAGGAAGCACGATAGAAAACGGAAGATGGAGTCAAGCAGTCTTACTCATCTGCACCATGTAGGCATTTTATGTAAGCAGCCCCTTTTGGTTGCCAAATAAAGGCATAAGGAGCGTCAGAGAAGATGAACTCTTTCTCCGCTTATTTTTGTTGGGCAGCCCACACTCCAGAAAGTTCCCACTACTATGCATGCTGAAGTCAGAAGGCTGTAAGTTGTCGTTCCTATCATACTGCTGTACAGCACGAGTAACCAAAGCTAATTCTTGTATCATTTAGTGTCATTTTTCCCAAGTATGTTTGTCCTACTGTTGACTGACAGATGTTGACTGCTAATGTTGCTGGAATAAGATGAAGGGGTGAAATATGACACAGGAGAACGCGCCCTCTGCTTCAGTCTCCCAACAGATGGCAGGCGGGTCCGTCACTTTACCTCAGCCCGTCAACAGTCCTGTTGTTGTTGTGAGCTTTGTGCGAGCAGACAAAGGAGACCTGAAAGAGGTGCGGGAGGGCATTTGGGTCTGTCCAGGCTGGCCAGTAATGATCCAGAACCAGTAGCTGGTGTAGTATAGAAGTACAGGTTTTTTCATGCACCTTCTTCTCGCTCTTTGTCGTTTTTAAAGTGTCCGTTAAAACACTTTGGTTCAGAGTATGGATCAACAACGCTTCTCTACAATTTGAAAGTTGAGACTTTGGGATTCTTGTATTCGAAGACTTTTAAAGTGTAcaatagggctgcaacgattaatcgactaaaagggtcatattatgcaaaaccaatttttcttACCTGTTTGCGCCTGTTttagtgtatttgggatccctatAACTCCCCAATTTTATTGCAAACCATGGAGGCTTGACAGATGTTGGCTTAGGTTCcatgatatatttttattattaatgcacacataatAAGTgacatttttatgttgattttgtgcatttattaaaagaaaaaataatcaatcaatcaatcaaaatttatttatatagcccttaaacacaagtgtctcaaagggctgcaaaacgacatcctcggctcagatcccacatcagggcaagaaaaaactcaacccaatgggatacaatgagaaaatacgcattgaggttaTAAAGTGGTTTATCCGATTACTCAATTAATCAAACAAAGTAATTGATTgattacttgattactaaattaatcaatagctgcagccctacggTACAATTAAAGCAAATTGTTCATTGAAGACCCAACTTTTGCTTCAAAGATGTTTTTTAATGTGACGATTGAGTACCTGTGTCTGAAGAAAGTGAAGAAAGACTGCAAGATGTTGTGTTAAGACGGGTGTTGTCAACATGTGAGGCAGATCCTTACCTGGGAGACGTCAGAGAGGGTATTATATGTTATatgaatcattattattattacattatctgATGGGACACACTGTAAAGTTTTAGACTATGCTCCAAGTTATTTTAGAATCGTTGGCCACATGAATAATTTTCACTattaaaaaacaatgtcaattgaagtgagttatatttatttagcgctttttctctagtgaatcAAAAAGCTTTACATTGacaaacccattatctacatttaagctactcttacaccagtgtgggtggcactgggagcaaggtgggtcacAATaacagtgactgggatggcggaagctggatttaAACCAGGAAACCTCCAGTTTCTGGCCGTCCACTATACCATTTGAGCCACTTTGCCCCCACTTGGAAGAACGTTTTGCTGACACAACTTCTTACAGTCTTTTGCCACTTTATTGTGtactaaaaaactaatttaccaCAACAATTACCCACAATGTACTAACTGACTCTATGAAAAAACAAAAGAATCCAATCACTCTCCTTCAAAAGGTAATCAGAATATACAATGTGCTGCTATGATGATGTAACTAACAATTGTAGTGTTCAGATGAAAAGTTACAAATATTTTAACTAATAATGAATGTTGAAGCACAACAAATCAatgcattttttgtattttattgcaTTTATTTTCCTAGAGGTCTTTCAAAGCTGTCAGTGttgagttttttttgttgtgCAAATAAGCAGCATTTCACTCATGGAAACATTGTTTTCCACATGTatcttttaattgtatttaatgaaACAAAGTGTTTACCTATATTTCCATGCCCTATAGTTTCCTTTATTGTCCTTGATTTTcatttgtgatttctttctttcaAATTTGTATAGACGAACATGTTTCGTTGTTGTAGTGAAAACTGCTATGAATGTGAATGTCTAGTAAATAAACGCAATCACAATGCAACTTCAACAATCAACGTGTTTCCTTCTGTCTGAGGCAAAGTCCCGCAATCAGAATGTCAGCGGATATTCATCACCGTTTTTGAGTGTCAGCTTCCTGATTTATAAATTAAATACTGTACTCAAAATCATATTGAATAAATCGGTGTTCCTCAAGGATCCATTACTGGTCCCATACTCTTTTCACTGTATATTAATGATCTGCCTGATATGTTAAGAGTTTAATGCACAGAATGTATGCGATGATGCTGTCATCTTTACTCATTGTAATGATACTAAGGACATTTCTTTGAAGCTAAGAAGTGCACTATATAAAATTAATTTACCTAAATAACACATGTCTGTTGttaatggatgtccgctaactttttgcaactcaacgctaagaaaacggaaatgctgattatcggtcctgctcaacaccgacacctatttaataataccactttaacatttgacaaccaaacaattacacaaggcgactcggtaaagaatctgggtattattttcgacccaactctctcgtttaagtcacacattaagagtgttactaaaacggccttctttcatctccgtaatatcgctaaaatccgttccatttttttccactagcgacgctgagatcattattcatgcgttcgttacgtctcgtctcgattactgtatactctagcctttaaatagaccccccttttcaagaccagttgatctgccgttttcttttctcctttgtcccctcgccgggttattccggttccggtgaccatggatgatgtgctggctgtccagagttgggacccggggtggaccgctcacctgtgcatcggttggggtcgtctctgcgctactgacctgtctctgctcgggatggtctcctgctggtcccactatggactggactctcactgttatgtggatccactagggactataCTTAGAGGGGGggatacccacatatgcggtcctctcccaggtttctcatagtcattcacatcgacgtcccttgtgtgggctctgtgccgaggatgtcgttgtggcttgtgcagccctttgagacttttgtaatttagggctatataaataaacattgattgattgattgattgaaaggtgccatatgtaataatgtggccagaaatggtactgcaatcacagtcaaaattctgtagtcccctccgtctctccctgactgaggttgccagatacgcagccgaatccagctcgatcgactaggctactccaaggaacttcaaatttcCACTGCCTCtcactaggggttgaggtgctgggaccataatagctgaatagacaagcgttttgtcaataacaaaactCTAACCCACAAAtattacacagaaattaggctattttcaggaaaaagtacgtcatgcctgcgtacaatatcacaacaaatggcaatcatatggttattgtcagtactattaggactaaaacgaactacaaccaacactagcaatggttatactggtgaaactaaagaggagacattttaccaaggtatgcctataggctacagctacacgaatgaggaattattttatcatgtgatttggctgtctttgtatgtttcacattgccatgacagccgtgctaatgttggaacccatttcctcagcgtatcagcatattgagaacgaaataggcactgactctacccatatccacatagattttatttgtgtaaaatatattttgccctgtcagttcgaatacacatcgacatacaggctaacaggcatatatttcccccattagcctatatgtcgatgtgtcattgactgggctggcatgctaagcattaccctaggagcgaagcaccattacactaagcattcgttgcacgaacatatcAGCTTTGTTAgtcaagatcatagactgtattggacaatatagtttacatatggaatgtccatttccatttattaaaaGTAAGAAGAAAatataaatgccttacttacctatcaaagaggaaattagcaagtttggcgtcagatgaagaAATCTTCCCCGCCTTCGATCGTCTCcattttcaaaggcatccccgatacaaatcctcgttttgttcctggctttgtcatgaataagttgaaaatagtaacgacgccttttagatttattaaggtctgacatgtttagtaactttaccagtggcagtagcttgacgaagatggcggtgcgtaactggcaacctggatgtgacacactcacggactttctaattggtcaaacggtagagggcgggaCATCAAAATTAAAGCTATTACAATATTTCggtgctgtaaatctaattttgaaatgagtatatcccggctgaactattgttatcagttatagaggtattcaaaaagaacatgatttattaatgccttttgacatatcagggccatttaatgatgatttgacaagaaattattacatatggctcctttaactgcaacaacaaaaaaacaatattcaTGATGTTCAGCAAGCGACGAGTAGATATTAAAAGGTCCAATGTGTTTTTGGGCGGGATGGAACTTGAACTAGTCACTCCTTTTAAATacctaggacagtggttcttaaaggcctactgaaacccactactaccgaccacgcagtctgatagtttatatatcaatgatgaaatcttaacattgcaacacatgccaatacggccgggttaacttataaagtgcaattttaaatttcccgctaaacttccggttgaaaacgtctatgtatgatgacgtatgcgcgtgacatcaatcgttgaaacggaagtattcaggcacattgtatccaatacaaaaagctctgttttcatcgcaaaattccacagtattctggacatctgtgttggtgaatcttttgcaatttgtttaatgaacaatgaagactgcaaagaagaacgcttTACGTggcatcggtgtattagcggctggttgcagcaacacaaccaggaggactttgacttggatagccaacgctagccgccgaccgcattgatgatcgggtgaagttcttcgtcgctccgtcgatcgctggaacgcaggtgagcacgggtgttgatgagcagatgagggctggctggcgtaggtggatagctaatgtttttagcatagctctgtgaggtcccgttgctaagttagcttcaatggcgtcgttagcaacagcattgttaagcttcgccaggctggaaagcattaaccgtgtagttaagcccgatgctatcacgttagctccgtagctaaagtgcttcgccgatgtattgtcgtggagataaaagt encodes:
- the tmem86a gene encoding lysoplasmalogenase-like protein TMEM86A, with protein sequence MVSPVTVVKSEGPKLVPFFKATCVYFVLWLPTSSPSWFSALIKCLPIFCLWVFLLAHGFSFLGAHASARKILAGLIFSALGDAFLIWQEQGYFVHGLLMFAITHILYSSAFGMKPINVRAGLVITGVSSASYMLLYPYLSGPFTYLVAVYIGLIGFMAWRAIAGLQLANDLWTWTKLSACLGAVLFMVSDLTIAVNKFCFPVPHSRAIIMATYYAAQMLIALSAVECQDAEVARKRI